CCATTGCACGCCAGGACGCAAGTCTGCCGGTGCGGCAACATCGGATGCTACCAGGGCCACATGTGCATCCTCAGTATAAATAGCTGGCTTAGCCAGGGATGGGCGATAAACTTCAATCTTGGGCATAGCCTCCCATTTATAGCCCTCCACCAATGTCAAGTCCGCTGGAGAAAGACGGCTCAGCAACTCGTTCAGCGATGGTTCAGCTTCCTGCCTTAGCTCATGGGCAATCACGTAACGATAAGGGGATGCCAGCAAGACATCCTGTGCCCCGGCCATGCGCAAGCGCGAACTATCCTTTTGCGGGGGCTCTATCGTGACATCATGATGACTATGCTTCACGACATTGATCTTATACCCTGCCGCCGTCAACTCCCTGACCAGATGTTCAAGCAAGCTGGTTTTACCGCTACCTGACCACCCTATTACGCCCAGTATTTGCCCTGCTTCAGCCACATCAATCACATCATTCTTTTCACCGCCAGCCACACTGCCTCCAGACTTTTTTCAAATTCATTATATGCAAATAACTTAGGAGTATGAGCTCTATACCCGCCTCGTCATTCCATAGTCATATTTGAATGTAACAATTGTTACATTGCAATATTTCACAGGTTATCAGTATGCGTTTTCCCTTCAGACTATGGTCCTTTTGCTTCACCCTGCTATGCTTCCTGTTCGCCATGAATGTACAGGCGCAAGGCAATGTCATCGTCGTTGGTCAGGCAATAGACTTGTCCGGACCGAATGGTAGCATTGGCCGCGACTATGTGGCAGGTATCACGACTTACTTTGACAGTATCAATGTCAGTGGTGGCATAGGTGGCAAACGCATCAAGTACCTGGTACGTGACGATCAGGGCAACCCTGCAGTGTCGGCACAGGCAGTCAGCGAATTGCTGGAAAAAGACAAGGCTGATTATCTGCTGGGTGGCATAGGCGCTGCCGTCACCGATGCAGTGCTGGCAAACGCCAGATTTTCACAAAGTGGCCAGACCCTGTTTGCTCCGCTGGTGGCATCAGTCAAGACTTACAACTCCCGCGTCCTGTTCTGGCGGCCCAGCCCTGAGCAAGAGATGCAATATATCTTCTCTTACTTCGATAAACTGGGCATCAAAAGTGTAGGTATCGCTTATCAGGAAAACGCCCTGAACCAGGACATGTACCAATATGTTGTTACCGAGTTGCGCAAACGCAATATGCTCATGAGCGGCCTGGTACGCATAGGTGCGTCTGCCGCGGACATGGAAAGAGAATCTGCTGTATTGGCACGCAGCAATCCTGGCATCGTGATTGCTATTGCCGATACGCTGGGCACGGGCATCTTCCTGAAAGAATTCAGGAAACAGGCTCCCCGCACCTTTGTTGCCGGCATGTCACTCATCAATCTTGATACCCTGGCAGAAGTGGCAGGCCCCAAGGCGCTGGAATGGACAGTATTTTCCCAGGTGGTACCCAATCCCTTGAGCAAAAAGTCGCTGATACAGATAGATCATAGCAATATGATGAAAAAATTCAGGGATGAAGATCTGTCTGCCCTGACATTTGAAGGCTTCATGGTCGCCAAGACCCTGGTTAAAGCAATACAGGCAGGAAAAGGCGGGCGTGATGGCCTGCAGACGCTGGCAACACAAAAAAACGTCATCGACCTCGGTGGTGTCACCCTGACCCCATCAGAGAGTACGCACCGCATGTCCAACTATGTTGATATGGCACTCTTCAGGAAAGGCGGGGGGCTGCTGTTTTAAGTAGCAGACACCTTCCATTGCCAATAGTGCATTCATACAAAAAACGACATGCATGAACAAAAACAAATAACGTTTTTTGACATTGTTGTGATTTTAGAATAGAGTGCTGCACCGCAACATGAGAATTTAAAATTTACTTATTCGGTAAATGCATGAATCAAGTTTGCGGCTATTCAAAAAAAATCAATCAGGTACATCATGTTTAATAAAAAAATTATCGCTGCAGCTCTGGCAGTTTCTGGCTTGTTCATCGGCACAACTGCAAATGCACAATTTTACGCTGGTGCCACTGTAGGTCAGGCTCGCTGGAATATGGATTGCGCAGGCACATCCAGCTGCAAAACCAATGACACGTCTTTCAACATCCTGGGCGGCTACAACATCACTCCAAACTGGGGCGTAGAAGGCAGCTATTACAACCTGGGCACAGTCAAGGCAAATGTCTATGGTATCGCAGCAGAAGCGAAAGCAACAGGCATAGACCTGGCTGGTACTTACCGTGCACAACTGGGCAACAACTGGGGCCTGTTCACAAAATTGGGTCTGGCATACTCCAAAGGCGAAGCAACTGCTGCATTCAATAACGTGCGCGGCTCTACCAGCAAAAACTCTACACAAGTGATGTTGGGCATAGGTGCAACTTATGCATTCACACCTAACATCGCTGCACGCGCTGAAATCGCCAGCCGTAAAGTCGATTTTGTTGGCGGCGACGGCAATATCACCAACTTCAACATTGGTGTTCAGGCATCGTTCTGATATTGCGCTTGATACCGCAATATCTGACAAAAGTTGTTAAGGCGCAGTATTGATTTAGTTATACAAGAACTCAGTTAATTTTGCGCCATATTGTCAGCAGCAAATTCATCGTTTGCTGCTGACAAAGCAAGTTCCCCCAAGCTCCAGACTTTCGCCTCTAGCAGGCATCCCCCCTCCTCCACCTTATCCCCACAGTTTTCAAATCCTGCCGAGCAAGTTTGCTTATGTCTCTTACGAAGTCCTTACGGTCAGTATTTACAATCAGCTATTTGCTTGCCCGATTGTCAGGATTGTCAGTCTCCCTGGTCGCTTCATGACGTGTATGAAGACCTTCATTGTCACTGCATCACTGCTGAGCCTGCATGCGCCCTCAATCCTGAAAATTGTTTGTTATGACTCTGTATGGCTCTGCTGCTTCACAAGAAGCAAAACAAGAAGCAAAATCTGTCAACAGTGAACTTCTGACCTCCCCAACCACTGGATCAGCACTGAATCTGCACCAGCCCTCTACACAGATACCGGGGCAAAAGGCCATGGTATTCATTGACAGCCGCCTGCCTGATTTCCAGCAGATCGTGGACGCAGTAAAACCTGGTATCACAGTAGTGGTGCTGGATAAAGACCTGGATGGCGTGCAGCAGGTTGCCGATGCACTCAAAAATTGCAGCAACCTGGATTCCATTTCCATCATCTCCCATGGTGATAATGGCGTAATGCTTCTG
This is a stretch of genomic DNA from Undibacterium sp. KW1. It encodes these proteins:
- the mobB gene encoding molybdopterin-guanine dinucleotide biosynthesis protein B encodes the protein MAGGEKNDVIDVAEAGQILGVIGWSGSGKTSLLEHLVRELTAAGYKINVVKHSHHDVTIEPPQKDSSRLRMAGAQDVLLASPYRYVIAHELRQEAEPSLNELLSRLSPADLTLVEGYKWEAMPKIEVYRPSLAKPAIYTEDAHVALVASDVAAPADLRPGVQWLDLNQPQLVQDWVRAAMQNNILKKI
- a CDS encoding ABC transporter substrate-binding protein, encoding MRFPFRLWSFCFTLLCFLFAMNVQAQGNVIVVGQAIDLSGPNGSIGRDYVAGITTYFDSINVSGGIGGKRIKYLVRDDQGNPAVSAQAVSELLEKDKADYLLGGIGAAVTDAVLANARFSQSGQTLFAPLVASVKTYNSRVLFWRPSPEQEMQYIFSYFDKLGIKSVGIAYQENALNQDMYQYVVTELRKRNMLMSGLVRIGASAADMERESAVLARSNPGIVIAIADTLGTGIFLKEFRKQAPRTFVAGMSLINLDTLAEVAGPKALEWTVFSQVVPNPLSKKSLIQIDHSNMMKKFRDEDLSALTFEGFMVAKTLVKAIQAGKGGRDGLQTLATQKNVIDLGGVTLTPSESTHRMSNYVDMALFRKGGGLLF
- a CDS encoding porin family protein; this translates as MFNKKIIAAALAVSGLFIGTTANAQFYAGATVGQARWNMDCAGTSSCKTNDTSFNILGGYNITPNWGVEGSYYNLGTVKANVYGIAAEAKATGIDLAGTYRAQLGNNWGLFTKLGLAYSKGEATAAFNNVRGSTSKNSTQVMLGIGATYAFTPNIAARAEIASRKVDFVGGDGNITNFNIGVQASF